From Crateriforma spongiae, a single genomic window includes:
- a CDS encoding sulfatase yields the protein MNTHPLIRNRIPLLSWFCLFIGAAVTGSAADRPNVLFVAIDDLRPELGCYGSEIAVTPNLDALAADGLLFNRAYCQQAICRPSRASLMTGARPETTGLFHNYVSLRELQPNILTLSQHFIANGYDAAYAGKIFHNGDNDDDTSWNRKPVQWLDGLDKPQKYHLAENRRSQSETAKEMLAKYGDAARRGLISGPTYEGADVPDHAYLDGYNTLRAIDMLDKMVQDDKPFFLALGFHKPHLNWIAPKKYWDMYDPEQIQLASQTDAPEGGAAMGLHASFELRTRTGIPKSGPIDDAMARKLMHAYLACVSYVDAQFGKMVQALDDAGVRENTIIVVWGDHGWHLGDMGVWGKATNYEIATRVPLMIWSPSMKARGVKTDALVELVDIYPTLCDLAGLEKPDHLEGHSFAPLMDSPNQPWKKAAFSQYPNPALREWAANPLSPEMRETFFGPLIEEVEQRIQKQQGDRWDRDLFENNLMGYAMRTDRYRLVAWKDRRDAEATPIFVELYDHQDDPSETVNIAPQNPQLVDQLLKQLDGGWKAAL from the coding sequence ATGAACACGCACCCTCTGATTCGCAATCGCATCCCACTTCTCAGTTGGTTTTGTCTTTTCATTGGCGCTGCCGTCACGGGTTCGGCGGCGGATCGTCCGAACGTTCTGTTTGTGGCGATTGATGACCTGCGTCCAGAACTCGGTTGTTATGGTTCGGAGATTGCCGTCACCCCAAACCTGGACGCTTTGGCAGCCGACGGATTGTTGTTCAACCGCGCGTATTGCCAGCAAGCGATCTGCCGTCCTTCGCGTGCCAGCTTGATGACCGGTGCTCGACCAGAAACCACCGGTCTTTTCCACAACTATGTCTCGCTGCGTGAACTCCAGCCCAACATCCTGACGTTGTCCCAGCACTTCATTGCCAACGGCTATGACGCGGCCTATGCCGGCAAAATTTTTCACAACGGGGACAATGACGACGACACTTCGTGGAATCGAAAACCCGTCCAGTGGCTTGACGGTTTGGACAAGCCACAGAAGTACCATTTGGCCGAAAACCGGCGATCGCAATCCGAAACCGCCAAAGAGATGTTGGCCAAGTACGGCGATGCAGCACGACGCGGATTGATTTCTGGCCCGACTTACGAAGGCGCCGATGTTCCCGACCATGCGTACCTGGACGGTTACAACACGCTGCGTGCGATCGACATGCTGGACAAAATGGTCCAGGACGACAAACCGTTTTTCCTGGCACTGGGCTTTCACAAGCCGCACCTGAATTGGATCGCACCCAAAAAGTACTGGGACATGTACGATCCCGAACAAATCCAGCTTGCAAGTCAAACAGATGCACCGGAGGGTGGTGCGGCAATGGGGCTGCACGCATCGTTCGAACTACGCACCCGCACGGGCATCCCCAAGTCGGGACCGATCGACGATGCCATGGCGCGAAAGCTGATGCACGCGTACTTGGCTTGCGTCAGCTACGTGGACGCCCAATTTGGAAAGATGGTTCAAGCCTTGGATGACGCCGGCGTTCGCGAAAACACGATCATCGTCGTGTGGGGCGATCACGGATGGCACCTGGGCGATATGGGCGTCTGGGGCAAAGCGACCAACTACGAAATCGCGACGCGTGTGCCGTTGATGATCTGGTCACCGTCGATGAAGGCACGCGGCGTGAAAACCGATGCCCTGGTCGAACTGGTCGACATCTACCCGACACTGTGCGATTTGGCCGGCCTGGAGAAACCCGATCACCTGGAAGGCCACAGTTTTGCCCCGTTGATGGATTCGCCGAACCAGCCTTGGAAAAAGGCCGCGTTCAGCCAGTACCCCAATCCGGCGCTTCGCGAATGGGCCGCCAACCCGCTGTCGCCTGAGATGCGTGAGACGTTTTTCGGACCGCTGATCGAAGAAGTCGAACAACGGATTCAAAAACAACAGGGGGATCGTTGGGATCGCGACCTGTTTGAAAACAACCTGATGGGATACGCGATGCGAACCGACCGGTACCGCTTGGTAGCTTGGAAAGACCGAAGGGATGCGGAAGCAACACCGATTTTCGTCGAGCTTTATGACCACCAAGACGATCCCAGCGAAACCGTCAACATCGCACCGCAGAACCCCCAGTTGGTCGATCAGTTGCTGAAGCAACTGGACGGCGGTTGGAAAGCCGCGCTGTAG
- a CDS encoding PSD1 and planctomycete cytochrome C domain-containing protein has translation MIFRFPTTRLLLVIAGFAIATGVGGPSAHSDDRVDFERDILPILEDHCQYCHGEDEQESGLRLDRRAMMLRGGDYGQPAVVPGDPDGSYLMTVVTHAEPGMEMPPDDDKLSDEKIDLLRRWIQQGAQWPGQMDDVVDETIDHWAFMPLKTEFDHDSIDGFLKAKLDEAGLAFSPEAPPRQLIRRVSIALTGLPPTPQQSQAFVDAYAKDADAAYEHLVEQLLDSPHFGERWAQHWLDVIRWAETNGSESNLYRKNAWMYRDYVVDAFNQDKPYDQFITEQIAGDVLGHGDATGYLVAGPHVPAATVGQEPTAIRQARADRMDEILQTVGASVMGVTIGCARCHNHKFDPISIQDYYRLSAVFQDIEFGSRFPELSPEHPRVIRHEELTADIDAIRSQMRRQGWAWVEDWSGFEEVHFPPQTVREMRIQFEKGWVQADELEIFEAGDSSRNVAKADHGTVVTDNPATHIEGKNPESLADGVFGTQVWRAKNPSGQKERPWLHYTFAQDTTIDQIRISTNREDFFETDYLDKLNKNMHGDFAIQFRDANGNWKTFAKTSMMRKRTQDDSNRSALVDTIQQAIEQLSTQGPQMAFLGKLIEPVDTFVFSRGSPENPRKKVNPAAPEKLNGQLDVAADASGPERRLAFAHWLTKPENPLTARVMVNRLWHHLYGNGIVPTPSDFGKAGAPPTHPEMLDWMAEQFIESGWSMKSTIRSIVMSDAFRQSSLPNDDGMRVDASAQLLWRFPPRRVEAEVIRDSILLAAGNLDDTVGGPSYRIHNVKARYAQWEVIDNYSDPTWRRMLYQERMRRVDDRIFTAFDFPDCGQIRAKRPVSTTPLQALNLMNSPFVVTQSEAMAERVRREAGNDTESQVQRCYQLLFCRDADESELQSSIELVRQHDLALLCRVLFNTNEFAFLP, from the coding sequence ATGATTTTCCGATTCCCGACGACACGGCTCCTATTGGTCATTGCAGGTTTTGCGATTGCCACAGGGGTCGGCGGTCCGTCGGCCCACAGCGACGACCGTGTCGACTTTGAACGCGACATCCTGCCAATCCTCGAAGACCATTGCCAGTATTGTCACGGCGAAGACGAACAGGAATCCGGACTGCGTCTGGATCGTCGGGCGATGATGTTGCGTGGCGGCGACTATGGGCAACCCGCGGTCGTTCCCGGTGATCCGGACGGCAGTTATCTGATGACGGTGGTCACGCACGCGGAACCTGGCATGGAAATGCCGCCGGACGATGACAAACTGTCGGACGAAAAGATCGACTTGCTGCGGCGTTGGATCCAACAGGGTGCGCAGTGGCCCGGCCAGATGGACGACGTGGTCGATGAAACGATCGATCACTGGGCATTCATGCCCTTGAAAACAGAGTTCGACCACGATTCGATCGACGGATTTCTGAAGGCCAAATTGGATGAAGCTGGCCTGGCATTCAGCCCCGAAGCTCCGCCGCGACAATTGATTCGTCGCGTCAGCATCGCGTTGACGGGGTTGCCGCCGACACCCCAGCAATCACAAGCCTTCGTCGATGCATACGCCAAGGATGCCGACGCGGCCTATGAACACTTGGTCGAACAATTGTTGGATTCGCCGCACTTCGGCGAACGGTGGGCACAACACTGGCTGGACGTGATTCGCTGGGCGGAAACCAACGGCAGCGAAAGCAATCTGTATCGCAAGAACGCGTGGATGTACCGCGACTATGTCGTCGACGCGTTCAACCAAGACAAACCCTATGACCAATTCATCACCGAACAAATTGCCGGTGATGTTTTGGGACACGGTGACGCGACCGGCTATCTGGTCGCCGGCCCCCACGTTCCGGCGGCAACCGTTGGCCAGGAACCCACGGCGATTCGTCAAGCTCGTGCCGACCGCATGGACGAAATCCTGCAAACCGTTGGCGCTTCGGTGATGGGTGTGACCATCGGATGTGCACGGTGCCACAATCACAAGTTCGATCCGATTTCGATCCAGGACTACTATCGCTTGTCGGCCGTCTTTCAAGACATCGAATTCGGCAGCCGGTTTCCCGAACTTTCCCCCGAACACCCCCGAGTCATTCGCCACGAAGAATTGACCGCTGACATCGATGCGATTCGATCACAAATGCGGCGTCAAGGTTGGGCGTGGGTGGAAGATTGGTCCGGATTCGAAGAAGTTCATTTCCCACCACAGACCGTGCGTGAAATGCGGATCCAATTCGAAAAGGGTTGGGTCCAAGCCGACGAACTGGAAATTTTCGAAGCGGGTGATTCGTCCCGAAACGTCGCCAAAGCAGACCATGGCACCGTCGTCACGGACAATCCGGCCACCCATATCGAAGGTAAAAACCCCGAATCCTTGGCCGATGGTGTTTTTGGCACGCAAGTCTGGCGTGCGAAGAACCCCAGCGGACAAAAGGAACGCCCGTGGCTGCACTACACCTTCGCCCAAGACACGACCATCGATCAGATTCGAATCAGTACCAACCGCGAAGACTTCTTTGAAACGGATTACCTGGACAAGCTGAACAAGAACATGCACGGCGACTTTGCGATTCAGTTTCGCGACGCCAACGGGAATTGGAAAACGTTTGCCAAGACGTCGATGATGCGCAAACGCACCCAAGACGATTCCAATCGCAGTGCACTGGTCGACACCATCCAGCAGGCCATCGAACAGTTGTCCACCCAGGGGCCCCAGATGGCGTTTTTGGGCAAGCTGATCGAACCGGTCGACACCTTTGTGTTTTCGCGTGGCAGCCCTGAGAATCCTCGTAAAAAAGTCAACCCAGCGGCACCCGAAAAGCTGAACGGTCAATTGGATGTCGCGGCCGACGCATCGGGCCCCGAGCGTCGCCTTGCATTTGCACACTGGCTGACAAAACCGGAAAACCCGTTGACCGCGCGAGTGATGGTGAACCGTTTGTGGCATCACTTGTACGGCAACGGGATCGTTCCCACGCCCAGCGATTTTGGCAAAGCCGGCGCACCGCCGACGCATCCGGAAATGCTGGACTGGATGGCGGAACAGTTCATCGAATCGGGTTGGTCCATGAAATCAACGATCCGCTCGATCGTGATGTCGGATGCCTTTCGTCAATCATCGTTGCCCAACGACGACGGAATGCGTGTCGATGCATCGGCACAACTGCTGTGGCGTTTTCCGCCCCGTCGCGTGGAGGCGGAAGTGATTCGTGATTCGATCTTGTTGGCTGCCGGTAACCTGGATGACACCGTCGGCGGCCCCAGCTATCGCATTCATAACGTCAAAGCACGCTACGCCCAGTGGGAGGTCATCGACAATTACAGCGATCCGACTTGGCGGCGAATGCTGTATCAAGAACGTATGCGTCGTGTCGACGATCGCATCTTTACGGCGTTTGACTTTCCTGATTGCGGTCAGATTCGGGCCAAGCGTCCGGTCAGCACCACGCCGCTGCAAGCGTTGAATTTGATGAACAGCCCGTTCGTGGTCACGCAATCCGAAGCGATGGCCGAACGGGTGCGACGCGAAGCGGGCAACGATACCGAATCGCAAGTCCAACGCTGCTATCAACTGCTGTTTTGCCGGGACGCCGATGAAAGCGAATTGCAATCATCGATCGAACTGGTCCGGCAACATGATTTGGCACTGCTTTGCCGCGTCTTGTTCAACACCAATGAATTCGCGTTCCTGCCTTGA